Proteins co-encoded in one Natrarchaeobius halalkaliphilus genomic window:
- the cas2 gene encoding CRISPR-associated endonuclease Cas2, giving the protein MRLAITYDVSDDANRRRVYRTLERYGAWKQYSVFELEISKTDRVELEDQLESQISPSDGDRIRIYRLCSACQDATTDLGDEPPDEQSNVI; this is encoded by the coding sequence ATGCGACTAGCAATTACATACGACGTCAGCGACGACGCGAACCGACGACGGGTCTATCGCACTCTCGAGCGCTACGGGGCCTGGAAACAGTACAGCGTGTTCGAACTCGAAATTTCGAAAACCGATCGCGTCGAACTCGAGGACCAACTCGAGTCACAGATTTCTCCAAGTGACGGTGATCGAATCCGAATCTATCGACTCTGTAGTGCCTGTCAAGACGCAACGACCGATTTGGGTGATGAACCACCTGATGAGCAATCGAACGTGATCTGA
- the cas1 gene encoding CRISPR-associated endonuclease Cas1, producing MKASEGMYDEAVLFVTRQGSQVQVDGGRIVVWDVDGDEGRLASRPIEKVDTINVFGGVNFSTPFVAKANEHGIVLNYFTQHGKYRGSFVPEKNTIAEVRRAQYALSDDAELEIAKAMISGKIRNARTLLSRKGVHGTEVLKDLGVRTEKATSKDDLRGTEGEAAERYFARLDETLTDGWTFETRSKRPPEDHINSLLSLTYVFMKNEVLAALRQYNLDPFLGVLHADRHGRPSLALDLQEEFRPIFCDAFVTRLVNRGAITHDDFRTDNRLRDDAFDTYLSKFDDYMQEEFTHPYFEYTVSRRKAIRQQAILLRKVITDELDDYHPLTFDR from the coding sequence ATGAAAGCATCCGAAGGAATGTACGATGAGGCGGTACTGTTCGTCACGAGACAGGGGTCCCAGGTACAGGTCGACGGCGGTCGAATCGTCGTCTGGGACGTTGACGGCGACGAGGGACGACTCGCCTCGAGGCCGATCGAGAAGGTCGATACGATCAACGTCTTCGGCGGAGTGAACTTCTCGACGCCGTTCGTCGCGAAAGCGAACGAACACGGCATCGTACTCAACTATTTCACCCAGCATGGAAAGTATCGCGGGAGTTTCGTCCCCGAGAAGAACACGATTGCAGAGGTTCGTCGGGCACAATATGCGCTCTCGGACGATGCGGAACTCGAGATCGCCAAAGCGATGATTTCGGGAAAGATCAGAAACGCACGGACGCTGCTCTCTCGGAAGGGCGTTCATGGAACGGAGGTGCTGAAAGACCTCGGCGTTCGTACGGAAAAGGCAACATCGAAAGACGATCTGCGTGGAACAGAGGGCGAAGCGGCGGAACGGTACTTCGCACGACTCGACGAGACGTTGACTGACGGCTGGACGTTCGAAACGCGGTCGAAACGGCCGCCGGAGGATCACATCAACTCGCTCCTCTCGTTGACGTACGTCTTCATGAAAAACGAGGTTTTGGCGGCGCTGCGGCAGTACAATCTCGATCCGTTTCTCGGCGTTCTTCACGCCGACCGGCACGGACGCCCGTCACTCGCACTCGATTTGCAAGAGGAGTTCCGGCCAATCTTCTGTGATGCGTTCGTAACCCGACTCGTCAATCGCGGAGCGATCACGCACGACGATTTCCGAACGGACAACCGGCTTCGAGATGACGCGTTCGACACGTACCTCTCGAAATTCGATGACTACATGCAAGAAGAGTTCACGCATCCGTACTTCGAATATACTGTGTCTCGTCGAAAGGCCATTCGTCAACAAGCAATCCTGCTTCGAAAGGTGATCACCGACGAACTGGACGACTACCACCCGCTTACTTTCGACCGATAA
- the cas4 gene encoding CRISPR-associated protein Cas4 produces the protein MKSPPTVGQRDKVVHVSALNEYVYCPRRFYYQRYHDEIGTPYELVDGRSKHQNQSNRGGWITERYFRADELKLHGKIDLIESEGGVFTPVERKRSESGQYYPSDEVQLTGYCMLLEAALNEPVNVGYIYLYSTDERHAVRITDRHRRTVREIITRIEEMSVGSIPPLTDNPEKCEACSAREYCMPAETARLEPEKAAGTGWEDEI, from the coding sequence TTGAAGTCGCCACCGACCGTTGGACAACGGGACAAGGTCGTTCACGTTAGTGCATTGAATGAGTATGTATACTGCCCACGCCGGTTCTATTACCAGCGATACCACGACGAGATTGGTACCCCGTACGAACTCGTTGATGGTCGATCGAAACACCAGAATCAATCGAACAGAGGAGGATGGATCACTGAACGATACTTCAGGGCTGACGAGCTCAAGCTACACGGAAAAATCGACCTGATAGAATCGGAAGGTGGAGTTTTCACTCCAGTTGAGCGGAAGCGTTCCGAAAGTGGGCAGTACTATCCGAGCGACGAGGTGCAACTCACCGGCTACTGTATGTTACTTGAAGCCGCACTCAACGAACCGGTGAACGTCGGCTACATCTATCTGTATTCGACTGATGAACGGCATGCTGTTCGAATTACGGATCGTCACCGACGGACAGTCCGTGAAATCATCACCCGAATCGAAGAAATGTCTGTTGGCTCGATACCACCGTTGACCGACAACCCAGAGAAATGCGAGGCCTGTTCGGCTCGAGAGTACTGCATGCCAGCAGAAACTGCACGCCTCGAGCCCGAGAAAGCGGCTGGAACCGGCTGGGAGGACGAGATATGA
- the cas3 gene encoding type I-D CRISPR-associated helicase Cas3', producing the protein MSNPDSVSFQLAGLGLRTYPGEYPVDGITPYRHQWALHDALTAREPGTFVNDAPTGGGKTLSWLAPVISEGLSTVAVYPTNALIEDQNRNISDLLSDVDGGDNCQLLAVTSETLQNEYAEQFPEASSNGKRLSLLLKQAFSSRRTVILLTNPDIFVLLRREIYRERIGEIKRFEVAVVDEFHRATRKERNTMLFLLDEMYDTNESICRLNYLVFLSATPEVRLERQFEEAMIAPYYRVDDFGWRNTPHPAISGETPSTISFSPGNLPADYRAVLPPVDLLIEPAPTFGTATEMLDNDEVVLERLATGRTVIMLDGVHEIDRVYDRLCRADLTRVERIDGFHRDGVREKIDTFDTLVSNSAVEVGVDFDTDQIVFSGHDAASFFQRLGRLRTRSDRSAAFAYAPPYLFHDLEPLADSLSGRWVDRSEFEKRVKSAYVDSSTPASFDWRYSAVEAYDHVEERVEDAPPDDQLAVRKAGWHRIESHFFNGEQGGLSESDLQRIHEVANSELLKTLKTYRGESVQTLVYNQRSQTVQTYNLPYLLRHSDISFHTRDDFLTHIPSELIDQVSRLEPYSSGYCIYRGEYDGQSSGIDGDQVSGRLFTYKATGELYSLLSDHPRDIRTPEVCTGLEVEVTPSVNGVDILKDDLSTDQILCYPLEGHVSQIQNQYSLGSFGFIYSLLYSEGEAAVAFGHDALYLHCRVQDKIQEKSSTFDEVLDF; encoded by the coding sequence ATGTCTAATCCCGATTCAGTCTCGTTCCAGCTTGCTGGACTTGGACTTCGTACGTATCCGGGCGAGTATCCGGTGGACGGTATCACCCCGTACCGACACCAGTGGGCACTCCACGATGCGCTTACAGCCCGTGAACCCGGGACATTCGTAAACGATGCACCCACCGGTGGGGGCAAAACGCTCTCCTGGCTCGCACCTGTGATTTCAGAAGGGCTGTCAACAGTCGCGGTCTACCCAACGAACGCCCTCATCGAAGACCAAAATAGAAATATTTCTGACTTGTTGAGTGATGTCGATGGTGGAGATAATTGTCAACTATTGGCGGTCACCAGTGAAACACTCCAGAACGAATATGCGGAGCAATTTCCCGAAGCCAGTTCGAACGGTAAACGTCTCTCGTTGCTTCTGAAGCAAGCCTTCTCTAGTCGGAGGACCGTCATCCTCCTCACGAACCCCGACATATTCGTATTGCTCCGACGAGAGATCTACCGTGAACGAATTGGGGAGATTAAGCGATTCGAAGTTGCAGTCGTTGACGAGTTCCATCGGGCAACACGAAAAGAGCGGAATACGATGCTCTTTCTCCTCGACGAGATGTACGATACTAACGAGTCTATTTGTCGGCTAAATTACCTCGTCTTCCTAAGTGCAACCCCAGAAGTGCGCCTCGAACGGCAATTCGAAGAGGCGATGATTGCACCATATTATCGAGTCGACGACTTTGGCTGGCGGAATACTCCTCACCCCGCAATCTCAGGGGAGACACCATCTACAATATCGTTTTCACCGGGTAATTTACCTGCAGACTACCGCGCGGTCTTACCTCCTGTAGATTTGTTAATCGAGCCAGCACCGACGTTCGGAACCGCGACAGAAATGCTAGACAACGACGAAGTCGTGTTGGAGCGATTGGCCACCGGCCGGACGGTTATCATGCTCGATGGGGTTCACGAAATTGATCGCGTGTATGATCGCTTATGCCGTGCGGATCTCACTCGTGTTGAGCGAATCGACGGATTCCATCGTGATGGCGTTCGGGAGAAAATCGACACGTTCGACACGTTAGTGAGTAACTCTGCCGTCGAGGTCGGTGTCGACTTCGATACAGATCAGATCGTATTCTCGGGCCACGATGCTGCGAGTTTCTTCCAGCGTCTTGGACGACTTCGCACCCGTTCTGACCGTTCTGCTGCGTTTGCGTACGCGCCCCCCTATCTCTTTCATGATCTCGAACCGCTTGCAGACTCTCTCAGTGGACGATGGGTTGATCGCTCAGAGTTCGAAAAGCGCGTCAAATCAGCCTATGTCGATTCATCCACGCCCGCTTCGTTTGACTGGCGGTACTCTGCTGTAGAGGCCTACGATCACGTCGAAGAGCGAGTAGAAGATGCACCACCCGATGACCAACTGGCCGTTCGAAAGGCTGGTTGGCATCGGATTGAAAGTCACTTCTTTAATGGAGAACAGGGTGGTCTCTCTGAAAGCGATCTCCAACGGATACACGAGGTAGCTAATTCGGAACTCCTCAAGACGTTGAAAACCTACCGAGGGGAAAGCGTCCAGACGCTTGTTTACAACCAGCGCTCACAGACTGTTCAAACGTACAACCTTCCGTACCTTCTCCGGCATTCTGATATTTCGTTCCACACTCGAGATGACTTCTTAACTCATATCCCAAGCGAACTTATTGACCAAGTGTCAAGATTAGAACCGTACAGTAGCGGCTACTGTATTTACCGAGGGGAGTATGATGGCCAATCATCCGGGATAGATGGTGATCAGGTCTCTGGGAGGCTTTTCACGTACAAAGCAACGGGTGAACTCTATAGCCTTCTGAGTGACCATCCTCGAGATATCCGTACACCAGAGGTCTGTACTGGTTTAGAGGTCGAAGTGACACCTAGCGTCAACGGTGTGGATATATTAAAGGACGACCTCTCCACCGACCAGATCCTTTGTTATCCGCTCGAGGGGCACGTCTCGCAAATTCAGAATCAGTACTCGCTCGGCTCATTTGGCTTCATCTATTCACTCCTCTACTCAGAAGGGGAAGCAGCAGTGGCATTTGGCCATGACGCCCTGTATCTCCATTGTCGTGTCCAAGACAAAATACAGGAAAAGTCGAGTACGTTCGATGAGGTGCTTGATTTTTGA
- the cas5d gene encoding type I-D CRISPR-associated protein Cas5/Csc1, with product MQIIEATLTTHGKVGFASREVGRMTDTDPCILNTALHYALGIASGRYVDVVHQPTYIEDTADVVDEVYVTPAAPARVERQGTARTEYLTTNRNARSDTYATPNYPATDDPTGRADKNLPTFERERALAPENTFRFYVFPYGQDASEVATRLPSYIRLGKKRGKGHVSYRIVDAERRSGRFNLGHPLSVYDHDTTPTGGVVMKQMQPTPVWFEGEFDADHYAIEPPYRNESRIYYPAGAKFLATKRDDV from the coding sequence ATGCAGATCATCGAAGCAACGCTCACGACGCACGGCAAAGTTGGATTCGCCTCACGAGAAGTGGGTCGAATGACCGATACAGATCCATGTATCCTAAACACAGCGTTGCACTACGCCCTCGGCATTGCGAGTGGACGATACGTGGATGTGGTCCACCAGCCGACCTACATCGAAGACACCGCTGATGTAGTCGACGAAGTGTACGTTACCCCCGCGGCTCCCGCTCGTGTCGAACGGCAAGGCACGGCTCGTACGGAATATCTCACGACGAATCGAAACGCTCGAAGTGACACCTACGCGACGCCCAACTACCCAGCAACTGACGACCCCACTGGCCGGGCTGATAAGAATCTCCCGACGTTCGAGCGTGAGCGGGCGTTAGCGCCCGAAAACACGTTCCGTTTCTACGTATTTCCGTACGGACAAGACGCGAGTGAGGTAGCTACACGGCTCCCGTCGTATATCCGACTCGGAAAGAAGCGGGGGAAGGGACACGTCAGTTATCGAATTGTCGACGCCGAACGCCGATCGGGCAGGTTCAATCTGGGACATCCGTTGAGCGTATACGATCACGACACAACGCCGACCGGTGGCGTCGTGATGAAACAGATGCAACCGACACCGGTCTGGTTCGAAGGGGAGTTCGACGCTGACCACTACGCAATTGAGCCCCCGTATCGGAACGAATCGAGGATATATTACCCAGCTGGTGCGAAATTCCTCGCGACAAAACGGGACGATGTCTAA
- the cas7d gene encoding type I-D CRISPR-associated protein Cas7/Csc2, which translates to MLPESITTALESGTVPIDEMTNTPGTNYTTILALRELESHAIFTTNGEDADIASLSVVGEDASIEYSPGIMFMRKQTGSDRRMGKAIQRELLDYEEDDSMEVNNMNPRSVESALYGSAASGDDDVDIGVTSRVMYDTAFSVRDASACIDEKFQNAPGEDYAKGSRSTIREPDFFEPGSLFPCAITLRDATPAEVAFVVAITKRNKRYGAATTRLGRVKNHILGVYTGSEEGPSNRELTANVITSFAADSDYTLGDVVQAPALDISEASEYVRDAYDAACTEEVAQNPVDQAVVNELIEVAADDELEAILEAQRPHSEEFIEDAIATDGD; encoded by the coding sequence ATGCTACCAGAATCAATCACTACGGCGCTAGAGAGCGGTACCGTTCCGATCGACGAAATGACGAACACACCAGGAACCAACTACACGACGATCCTGGCACTCAGAGAACTCGAAAGTCACGCGATCTTTACGACTAACGGCGAGGACGCAGACATCGCTTCGTTGTCAGTCGTCGGAGAAGATGCGAGTATCGAGTACTCGCCAGGGATCATGTTCATGCGAAAACAAACTGGCAGTGACCGTCGCATGGGAAAGGCCATTCAGCGCGAGCTGCTGGATTATGAGGAAGATGACTCGATGGAGGTAAACAACATGAATCCTCGTTCCGTCGAGTCGGCTCTCTATGGGAGCGCAGCAAGCGGCGATGATGACGTCGATATTGGCGTCACCTCACGAGTGATGTACGATACGGCGTTTAGCGTTCGGGACGCAAGCGCGTGCATCGATGAGAAGTTCCAGAACGCACCAGGGGAAGATTACGCCAAAGGTTCCCGTTCAACTATCCGCGAGCCGGATTTCTTCGAACCGGGGTCACTTTTCCCGTGTGCAATTACGCTCCGAGACGCGACGCCTGCCGAAGTGGCGTTCGTCGTGGCGATCACGAAACGAAACAAGCGCTACGGTGCAGCAACGACGCGGCTTGGCCGCGTCAAAAACCACATCCTTGGCGTGTACACCGGCTCCGAGGAAGGCCCTTCGAACCGGGAACTCACGGCAAATGTCATTACGTCGTTCGCTGCAGATAGCGATTATACGTTAGGTGACGTCGTTCAGGCACCAGCGCTCGACATTTCGGAGGCAAGTGAGTACGTCCGAGATGCGTACGATGCTGCTTGTACAGAAGAGGTTGCACAGAATCCAGTTGATCAGGCAGTCGTGAATGAACTCATCGAGGTGGCTGCAGATGATGAACTCGAGGCTATCCTAGAAGCCCAGCGACCGCATTCTGAGGAGTTCATCGAAGACGCAATTGCAACTGACGGGGACTGA
- the cas10d gene encoding type I-D CRISPR-associated protein Cas10d/Csc3, producing the protein MSDSSDDEQSEIDDFSYVAEGEGDKSHINEKSQSGVASLPEEIIENPDEVFAPDETVSDEQAALNEVFMEYLSEIDGKLIEAGWLYLPNKSTEYGKVDQSMLNHTRNLVFFLHRLAAQAELAGLRPISPKELRHLIALAVIHDYHKLRDEDENRLERFNITIAELEPFVDELGLKAFSTAPSEANSALEMQDFRSCAVDHHATENAKSTNVTLRWEEYRPFIRLADGMASSTTPEEAVNERAQKQFRECFPGVDVKLAHHRIDHVSGIFTNLLNRAVNDHLSDEFGYSLLTIYQDGCVYLSPEDTSNLEKEEELSETIADRFGNTIKQSHSSYDNPDQLLLNFSTISQGLYSLNSPDFFYAGAQNMLQAVVRKGVNDGKEDGDPSEAALDSMQLLEESLDQTFAKTEQQYGLGRFVNTIKTSFVRPLLNNDATGDDLIRATVAVFDLPESLADQLNNLSDETVSSLTSGGKWEYSYAIAQGLLDCHGVGPKIRNDEDAIFSIIDAGLSDLAGDTNDWRQLIRDEHAGNLKREVQAFISENLRVGSGILLSSESTVDTFDEYVKKSRGKTCTLCRRGVAAGGNLGPMKSKKSLTTLQSGFSNREMIGVNEREKLLLCSACRIEFSLRETASQRRGPGRLFFHLVPDYFYTPFSWQLYSRTINRFTGENRVRIGRLAEAVFDTESSEEFASVMNELTQPEGKGRTMIESLSQDFDQNLQFGAQTVGYFKNSDNDTEFQFFGTFLALSISSYTGMRVYLSASPIPEIRSRDFQEFVKIGGGFSQATSFYGDSVPLSELQGRLRSAAALIKLGHALQGDSRTDSLFAKYLRVTRNELLPGSYLLKRAAQSSDEGPYIPALMRYAVTLDEQAGIKQYGSNMSETPHSRITQLANLAYDAIRPASGHGRKPHRVERVFRESVKAVSKTGEQLSRDDYVMLVSGRLQKRLVPSKVNAVYPVSAEDSNSGTPLQERIEDYSEFFVDEILYGIANGRPSQLKRLKNNLADGFFGATLRAESRFYEERDQTNESNDADTEME; encoded by the coding sequence ATGAGTGATAGTTCAGACGATGAACAAAGTGAGATTGATGACTTCAGCTATGTCGCTGAAGGAGAGGGGGACAAGTCGCACATAAATGAGAAGTCACAATCAGGTGTTGCATCCCTTCCAGAGGAGATAATTGAAAATCCTGATGAGGTGTTTGCTCCCGATGAGACAGTATCTGACGAGCAGGCAGCACTCAACGAGGTGTTCATGGAGTACCTTTCCGAGATTGACGGCAAACTCATTGAGGCCGGTTGGCTATACCTCCCGAATAAGAGCACCGAGTACGGGAAGGTTGACCAATCGATGCTCAATCACACTCGGAATCTCGTTTTCTTCCTCCATCGACTTGCGGCCCAGGCAGAACTAGCCGGTCTCAGACCGATCTCTCCGAAAGAGTTACGTCACCTCATCGCTCTTGCAGTCATTCATGACTATCACAAACTTCGTGATGAAGACGAGAATCGGTTAGAGCGGTTCAACATTACAATCGCAGAGCTAGAGCCTTTCGTCGATGAACTCGGACTCAAAGCGTTCAGCACCGCTCCGTCGGAAGCAAATTCAGCGCTTGAGATGCAAGACTTCCGTTCCTGTGCTGTCGATCATCACGCAACCGAGAATGCTAAATCGACGAACGTAACGCTTCGGTGGGAGGAATATCGGCCCTTCATTCGGTTAGCAGACGGGATGGCGTCTTCGACGACGCCAGAAGAAGCTGTGAACGAAAGGGCACAGAAACAGTTTCGGGAATGCTTCCCGGGTGTGGACGTTAAACTGGCTCACCACCGGATCGACCACGTGAGTGGCATTTTCACTAACCTCCTTAATCGAGCGGTAAACGACCATCTGAGTGATGAATTTGGCTACAGCCTTCTAACGATTTATCAAGATGGGTGTGTGTATCTATCACCAGAAGACACATCTAACCTAGAGAAGGAAGAGGAACTATCCGAAACGATCGCGGACCGCTTCGGAAATACAATCAAGCAGTCTCACTCATCGTATGACAACCCCGATCAGCTACTGTTGAATTTCTCAACAATCTCACAGGGGTTGTATAGCCTGAATTCGCCAGATTTCTTCTACGCAGGGGCTCAAAATATGCTCCAGGCAGTCGTTCGAAAGGGAGTCAACGATGGTAAGGAAGATGGCGACCCTAGCGAGGCCGCACTGGACTCAATGCAACTACTGGAGGAAAGTCTGGATCAAACATTCGCCAAGACAGAACAACAATATGGTCTCGGACGGTTCGTCAATACGATTAAAACGTCGTTCGTTAGACCGCTACTCAACAATGATGCAACTGGCGACGATCTGATTCGAGCAACAGTAGCGGTGTTCGATCTACCAGAATCTCTCGCGGACCAACTCAACAATCTCTCCGATGAGACAGTCTCATCACTGACGAGCGGGGGTAAGTGGGAATATTCCTACGCTATCGCTCAGGGGCTCTTAGATTGTCACGGTGTCGGACCCAAGATTCGAAATGACGAAGATGCCATCTTCTCCATAATTGATGCTGGCCTCAGTGATCTCGCTGGCGATACCAATGACTGGCGCCAGCTAATTAGAGATGAGCACGCTGGAAATCTGAAAAGGGAGGTACAGGCATTTATCAGCGAGAATCTTCGAGTCGGATCTGGTATATTGCTTTCGTCCGAATCAACTGTGGATACCTTCGATGAATATGTGAAAAAGTCACGTGGGAAGACTTGCACACTGTGTAGACGTGGCGTTGCTGCAGGTGGCAATTTGGGCCCAATGAAATCAAAGAAGTCGCTCACAACGCTGCAGAGTGGGTTTTCCAACCGCGAGATGATAGGAGTTAATGAACGGGAAAAGCTCCTGTTGTGTTCTGCCTGCCGAATTGAGTTTTCCCTTCGGGAGACAGCTTCTCAACGTCGAGGACCCGGTCGGCTATTTTTCCACCTGGTGCCAGATTACTTCTATACGCCATTTTCTTGGCAGCTGTATTCTCGAACAATCAATCGGTTTACTGGTGAGAACCGCGTCCGGATTGGACGGCTCGCAGAGGCCGTATTCGACACCGAATCTTCGGAAGAGTTCGCTTCAGTCATGAACGAACTGACCCAGCCCGAAGGAAAAGGGCGAACAATGATCGAGTCGTTATCTCAAGATTTCGATCAGAATCTGCAGTTCGGTGCGCAGACTGTGGGTTACTTTAAAAATTCCGACAACGATACCGAGTTCCAATTCTTCGGGACCTTTCTCGCGCTTTCGATCAGTTCTTACACGGGAATGCGAGTGTACCTCAGCGCATCTCCTATCCCGGAAATCCGATCACGCGACTTCCAAGAGTTCGTGAAGATCGGGGGTGGTTTCAGCCAAGCAACTTCATTCTATGGAGACAGCGTACCACTCTCTGAATTACAGGGCCGACTTCGGTCTGCAGCGGCACTAATCAAACTCGGCCACGCCTTGCAGGGAGACTCTCGAACGGACTCGCTGTTCGCAAAGTACCTTCGGGTTACTCGTAACGAGTTGCTCCCGGGGTCGTACCTGCTCAAACGAGCAGCCCAATCCTCAGATGAGGGGCCGTATATTCCCGCCCTGATGAGGTACGCTGTTACGCTCGATGAGCAAGCCGGCATCAAGCAGTACGGTTCAAATATGAGTGAAACACCACACAGCCGCATCACACAACTCGCCAATCTCGCTTACGACGCTATCCGTCCCGCAAGCGGCCACGGACGAAAACCTCATCGCGTCGAACGAGTCTTTCGCGAGAGTGTGAAAGCGGTATCGAAGACAGGCGAACAGCTCAGCCGAGACGACTACGTGATGCTCGTCTCAGGACGACTTCAAAAAAGATTGGTCCCGTCAAAAGTCAATGCGGTTTACCCAGTCAGCGCAGAAGACTCAAATTCAGGTACACCATTGCAAGAACGCATTGAGGACTATTCCGAGTTCTTCGTAGACGAAATCCTCTATGGTATCGCAAACGGTCGCCCCTCGCAGCTGAAACGCCTCAAAAACAACCTTGCCGACGGGTTCTTTGGCGCAACGCTCAGGGCAGAATCGAGATTCTACGAAGAGCGTGACCAAACGAACGAAAGTAACGACGCGGACACGGAGATGGAGTAA
- the cas6 gene encoding CRISPR system precrRNA processing endoribonuclease RAMP protein Cas6, which yields MAQQSHSSARTRRVEIRLRPEERFAVPLSDGYSVYSALLSALESADADASARVHDSQIGSLHTSGLQGVFGDSDRSHHKLALPNEEYRLSIGITDPEDEAIFQALVAALVLEGDSIELTNGSLRVDSFESENSSHQDLLETAASFDDPSLEFDFETATCIEEAGSVTTMFPVRTAVFSSLLGKWNRTAPENLEVDVSRDAIASSVIEKPDDSSYRTHSVLVNRVEDDDGNPRPIFRQGFSGRCTYAFKDASESVENALSALALFAEYSGVGSAVARGCGNVNIQVVDE from the coding sequence ATGGCACAGCAATCACACTCGAGCGCCCGTACTCGCCGGGTCGAGATTCGCTTGCGACCCGAGGAGCGGTTCGCCGTTCCACTGTCGGACGGCTACTCGGTGTACAGCGCCCTTCTCAGTGCGCTGGAGTCCGCCGATGCGGACGCGAGCGCACGCGTTCACGACTCTCAGATCGGTAGTCTTCACACTAGCGGCCTACAGGGTGTGTTCGGCGACAGTGATCGCTCCCACCACAAACTCGCCCTGCCGAACGAGGAGTACCGACTGTCGATCGGGATTACCGATCCCGAAGACGAGGCGATCTTTCAAGCTCTCGTCGCCGCGCTGGTCCTCGAAGGAGACTCGATCGAACTCACGAACGGCAGCCTTCGCGTCGACTCCTTCGAGAGCGAGAACTCGAGCCACCAAGATCTGCTCGAGACCGCGGCTTCGTTCGACGATCCATCGCTCGAGTTCGATTTCGAGACGGCAACCTGTATCGAGGAGGCTGGCTCGGTAACGACGATGTTCCCCGTTCGCACTGCCGTATTCTCGAGTCTGCTAGGGAAGTGGAACCGGACGGCTCCCGAGAATCTCGAGGTAGACGTCAGCCGGGACGCGATCGCCTCGTCGGTCATCGAGAAGCCCGACGACTCGAGCTACCGGACTCACAGCGTGCTGGTCAATCGCGTGGAGGACGATGACGGGAATCCACGGCCGATCTTTCGGCAGGGATTCTCGGGTCGGTGTACGTACGCGTTCAAGGATGCGTCCGAGAGCGTCGAGAACGCACTTTCAGCGCTGGCACTGTTTGCCGAGTATTCGGGGGTTGGGAGTGCCGTCGCTCGAGGGTGTGGGAATGTTAATATCCAGGTGGTGGATGAATGA
- the csa3 gene encoding CRISPR-associated CARF protein Csa3, with protein sequence MRTYVSPIGFNTTSVTRTVLNQDLDKNDVVVLIRPEHGTDDDRASEAIADVEQLLQEIEPSVSVSIARIPHDDFSTAVMSCSDVLRAAEGSVIVNLGGGARDVVVPLTIATVAHAHEIDSMVGFSDIDGNVREWELPTIPSNTSRGATETLELIGEVSGSVSIPMLEQQCELAKSTVTRHVNQLETEGLVTSRTKDRTKHVEITLGGQLYLASSGSA encoded by the coding sequence ATGCGAACGTACGTCTCGCCGATCGGGTTCAACACGACCAGTGTCACGCGGACGGTACTCAATCAAGACCTCGACAAGAACGACGTCGTCGTCCTGATTCGACCCGAGCACGGGACCGACGACGACCGAGCCTCCGAAGCAATTGCAGATGTGGAACAACTATTGCAGGAAATCGAACCGAGCGTCTCCGTTTCGATCGCCCGCATCCCACACGACGACTTTTCGACTGCGGTAATGTCCTGTAGTGACGTCCTCCGCGCAGCGGAGGGATCGGTAATAGTCAATCTCGGCGGTGGTGCTCGAGACGTGGTCGTCCCGCTGACGATCGCGACCGTCGCTCACGCACACGAAATCGACTCGATGGTTGGCTTCAGCGATATCGACGGCAACGTTCGCGAGTGGGAACTGCCGACGATTCCATCGAACACTTCGAGAGGGGCGACGGAGACGCTCGAACTGATCGGCGAGGTATCTGGCTCGGTCTCGATTCCGATGCTCGAACAACAGTGCGAACTGGCAAAAAGTACGGTCACACGTCACGTCAATCAACTCGAGACCGAAGGATTAGTCACGTCGCGGACTAAAGATCGAACGAAACACGTCGAGATAACGCTCGGTGGCCAGCTCTATTTGGCCTCGAGCGGGTCAGCCTGA